In the genome of Capra hircus breed San Clemente chromosome 5, ASM170441v1, whole genome shotgun sequence, one region contains:
- the LOC102189464 gene encoding apolipoprotein F translates to MQAVLLLCCVLLSPVAAFPRNAQEGVLTFQPSISETGHPLNLLSNQLLLPDPKTCQHLLHVASSLAPLPEYLSSLALEVVLEEIGCTTEAHILQLQLVKIGGKDTTETLIRESKKHNEGEGIGQVKVILKDLGGSPGELRRVQRSVTLLEACRQENRWVLYETAKMMAEFAEKLPNTELVTEFKAAAIDVTQKCTDESWEHLQAVSNRLVNSPEMKDFTMPMQDQLYFIKRFATILMHILVEFIKTQVQNIFG, encoded by the coding sequence ATGCAGGCCGTGCTGCTCCTTTGCTGTGTCTTGCTGTCCCCAGTGGCTGCCTTCCCAAGAAATGCCCAGGAAGGGGTCCTGACCTTCCAGCCGTCCATCTCAGAAACTGGGCATCCTTTGAACCTGCTCTCCAACCAGCTCCTTCTCCCAGACCCTAAAACCTGCCAGCATCTCTTACATGTGGCCTCCTCCTTAGCCCCTCTGCCTGAGTACCTATCCAGCTTAGCTCTGGAGGTGGTCTTGGAAGAGATTGGTTGCACAACTGAGGCTCACATTCTGCAGCTCCAGCTTGTTAAGATAGGAGGAAAGGACACCACTGAAACCCTCATCCGTGAGAGCAAAAAGCACAATGAAGGAGAAGGGATTGGCCAAGTTAAGGTCATTCTGAAGGATCTGGGAGGATCCCCAGGGGAGCTTAGGCGGGTGCAGCGCTCAGTTACCCTTCTGGAGGCATGTAGGCAGGAAAATAGGTGGGTGCTCTATGAGACAGCAAAAATGATGGCTGAATTTGCTGAGAAGCTCCCTAACACTGAGCTGGTAACAGAGTTTAAGGCTGCTGCCATTGATGTCACCCAGAAGTGCACGGATGAGTCCTGGGAGCATTTGCAAGCAGTAAGCAACCGGCTAGTGAACAGCCCTGAGATGAAAGACTTCACAATGCCTATGCAAGATCAGCTGTACTTTATCAAGCGTTTCGCAACCATTCTGATGCACATTCTAGTGGAATTCATAAAGACGCAAGTCCAGAATATTTTTGGATAG